The following proteins are co-located in the Doryrhamphus excisus isolate RoL2022-K1 chromosome 3, RoL_Dexc_1.0, whole genome shotgun sequence genome:
- the LOC131125967 gene encoding lysine-specific demethylase 6B-like, translating to MSASAHIATTSLTTGMLFVHCTGHQENNNFCSVNINIGPGDCEWFSVHENYWQAINDFCEKHGVDYLTGSWWPVLEDLYNAKIPVYRFIQRPGDLVWINAGTVHWVQAVGWCNNIAWNVGPLNAYQYQLALERFEWNEVKKVKSIVPMIHVSWNVARTLKITDPDTYKMIKHCLLQSMKHIQILRDQLVSKGKKISYQSRVKDEPAYYCNECDVEVFNLLFVTSESSSKKTYVVHCEDCAHERSPSLNNVVVLEQYSMEELMSTYDSFSLSSSLSSSSSSSSSSR from the exons atgtcagcctctgcacacattgctactacatCTTTAACAACTGGAATGCTGTTTGTTCACTGCACAGGCCACCAGGAGAACAACAACTTTTGCTCAGTGAACATCAACATTGGCCCTGGAGACTGCGAGTGGTTCTCCGTGCATGAGAACTACTGGCAAGCCATCAATGACTTCTGTGAGAA GCATGGAGTGGATTACTTGACGGGCTCCTGGTGGCCTGTGTTGGAGGACCTCTACAACGCCAAAATCCCAGTGTACCGTTTCATCCAGAGGCCAGGAGATTTGGTGTGGATCAATGCTGGGACCGTTCACTGGGTGCAGGCCGTGGGTTGGTGCAACAACATTGCCTGGAATGTGGGACCGCTCAACG CTTACCAGTACCAGCTGGCCCTGGAGAGGTTTGAGTGGAATGAAGTCAAGAAGGTGAAGTCCATCGTCCCCATGATTCACGTGTCTTGGAATGTGGCCCGAACACTCAAAATCACTGACCCAGACACATACAAGATGATCAA ACACTGTCTGTTGCAGTCCATGAAGCACATCCAGATCCTACGTGACCAACTGGTGTCTAAGGGAAAGAAGATCTCCTACCAGAGCAGAGTCAAGGATGAGCCTGCCTACTACTGCAACGAATGCGAT GTGGAGGTGTTCAATTTGTTGTTTGTGACGAGTGAGAGTAGCAGCAAGAAGACCTACGTGGTGCACTGTGAAGACTGTGCACATGAGCGCAGTCCCAGCTTGAACAacgtggtggtgctggagcaATACTCAATGGAGGAGCTCATGAGCACGTACGATTCCTTTAGCCTG TCATCGTCGttgtcatcctcttcctcctcctcctcctcctcacggtGA